One window of the Hypanus sabinus isolate sHypSab1 chromosome 13, sHypSab1.hap1, whole genome shotgun sequence genome contains the following:
- the LOC132404268 gene encoding ADP-ribose pyrophosphatase, mitochondrial-like, giving the protein MWRQAVRVLKRLAALEKLHHCPLFKARCVGVVPLMEILKFLHVKARGEVYPGSEICRFLVPDNKVGWDVPWTDYDPINYTASLLLKQPPWADPPYRNERELIKPLKFNHLDGDVDRRSYTGKYEVINGFPRNPCGRTGLKGRGLLGRWGPNHAADPIVTRWKKEGGKTVIHNCSGKPILQFVAICRRDNKEWAIPGGMVDPGEKVSATLRREFGEETLDSLNLSEAEKQKVKELINSLFQAGELVYKGYVDDPRNTDNAWMETVAMNFHDETGDSVGKLNLQAGDDAGAVKWMDIEEKQKLYASHTDFLHQVAREKNAHW; this is encoded by the exons GTTGGCTGCATTGGAGAAGTTACACCACTGCCCTCTATTTAAAGCAAGGTGCGTGGGGGTTGTGCCTCTCATGGAGATTCTCAAGTTCCTTCACGTGAAAGCACGTGGTGAGGTGTATCCGGGCTCTGaaatctgccgtttccttgtcCCTGATAATAAAGTGGGCTGGGACGTTCCGTGGACAGATTATGACCCGATCAATTACACTGCCTCCTTACTGTTGAAGCAACCACCCTGGGCAGACCCACCTTACAG AAATGAACGAGAATTGATTAAGCCGCTGAaatttaatcatttggatggtgacGTAGATCGACGGTCCTATACAGGAAAATATGAAGTGATAAATGGGTTCCCAAG GAATCCTTGTGGACGGACTGGATTGAAAGGGCGAGGACTCCTGGGAAGATGGGGCCCTAATCATGCAGCAGACCCCATTGTGACAAG GTGGAAGAAGGAGGGTGGAAAAACGGTGATTCACAATTGCTCTGGGAAGCCAATCTTGCAGTTTGTGGCAATTTGCAGAAGAGACAACAAGGAATGGGCAATTCCTGGG GGAATGGTGGACCCTGGCGAGAAGGTGTCAGCTACACTCAGACGAGAGTTTGGAGAGGAAACGTTGGACTCCTTAAATCTATCAGAAGCCGAGAAGCAGAAAGTGAAAGAATTAATTAACTCCCTGTTTCAAGCTGGAGAGTTG GTGTACAAAGGATATGTTGATGATCCTCGAAACACTGATAATGCTTGGATGGAAACTGTCGCCATGAATTTCCACGATGAGACAG GTGACAGTGTAGGAAAGCTCAACCTTCAAGCTGGGGACGATGCTGGTGCGGTAAAGTGGATGGATATCGAGGAGAAGCAGAAACTGTACGCCAGCCACACAGACTTCCTCCATCAAGTAGCAAGGGAAAAGAATGCTCATTGGTGA